The following proteins are encoded in a genomic region of Nicoliella spurrieriana:
- a CDS encoding thiamine diphosphokinase, with translation MTHLNLLGGGPVANWPKALKEHQVDGDWIGVDRGTLRLIKLGIDPIYAIGDFDSMNSAELALVKQHVSEIHQSNPEKDDTDTQLGLKVALQRFAADSIDIYGVTGGRLDHFLANFFMVLEMRFRPFAQRIRLIDAQNTISYFLPGTHEIKKEPGKRYLAFVPLTKMTLTLADERYQLNQYPIQNPVSLASNEFVGETGHFTFDQGVIAVIQSCDQ, from the coding sequence ATGACGCATCTAAACCTACTTGGTGGCGGCCCAGTAGCTAACTGGCCTAAGGCGCTTAAGGAGCATCAGGTTGATGGTGATTGGATCGGAGTTGACCGCGGAACCCTGCGTTTGATCAAGTTGGGGATCGATCCGATTTATGCAATTGGTGATTTCGATTCAATGAATTCAGCAGAATTGGCACTCGTAAAACAACACGTAAGCGAGATTCACCAATCTAACCCGGAAAAAGACGATACCGATACCCAATTGGGATTGAAGGTGGCATTGCAACGCTTTGCGGCTGATTCAATCGATATTTATGGGGTGACCGGGGGCCGGCTGGATCATTTCTTAGCCAATTTTTTCATGGTGTTAGAAATGCGCTTTCGACCGTTCGCACAACGAATCAGATTGATCGATGCTCAAAATACCATTAGTTATTTTTTACCTGGAACCCATGAGATTAAAAAGGAACCTGGTAAACGATACTTAGCCTTTGTTCCGTTAACTAAAATGACGCTAACCTTAGCTGATGAACGGTACCAGTTAAATCAATACCCCATTCAAAATCCAGTTTCACTAGCTAGTAACGAGTTTGTTGGTGAGACGGGGCACTTTACATTCGACCAAGGCGTCATCGCGGTAATTCAAAGTTGCGACCAATAA
- a CDS encoding DAK2 domain-containing protein: MSVTEIDSNQFRKMIKAASATLKNNADFVNSLNVFPVPDGDTGTNMNLSLASGAKYVANSGADSVGDLAEALAKGLLMGARGNSGVILSQIFRGFAKSVAGKRVLDARDLNDGLVEATKTAYSSVMKPTEGTILTVIRGAAEKSRQVYSELDVAALMDAVSVAADDALKQTTELLPVLKQVGVVDSGGQGLAFILKAFADSLNGREVSIEKNEPDSQEMDEMIDAKHHKSVQSEINPEDIKYGYCTQIMVRIGHGKEVERKFEYQPFYDYLAKLGDSLLVVNDDEIVKVHVHTEHPGKVLAWGQQVGDLATVKVDNMRLQQEDIINQDTDDQPAEQEIERPNDTAVIAVASGDGIGTLFNSLGVTDIISGGQTMNPSTQDIVDAINNSHANRAVILPNNSNIFLAAEQAAKVADIPTTIVHTKTIPQGMTAMLEYDPSAKLADIKSAMEANLDYVKSGEVTRAVRDTELDQVHIKKNQFMGIVDGNITVTSSNMIDATTQMVAAMLDEDSEAVTIIYGQGANERESQKLKDNIMKIDEDLEIEIHEGNQPVYPFLVSVE; encoded by the coding sequence TTGAGTGTGACAGAAATTGACAGTAATCAATTTAGAAAAATGATCAAGGCGGCCTCAGCGACGCTTAAAAATAATGCTGATTTTGTTAATTCTTTAAACGTGTTCCCGGTGCCAGATGGTGATACTGGGACTAATATGAATTTATCATTAGCAAGCGGTGCTAAGTACGTTGCCAATTCCGGTGCTGATTCAGTGGGGGATTTGGCTGAAGCGTTGGCTAAGGGTCTTTTAATGGGGGCTCGTGGTAACTCTGGCGTGATTTTGTCCCAAATTTTTCGGGGATTTGCTAAATCGGTCGCCGGTAAAAGGGTTTTAGATGCAAGGGACCTTAATGATGGATTAGTGGAGGCCACTAAAACTGCTTATAGTTCCGTGATGAAGCCAACTGAAGGGACCATCTTGACCGTGATTCGAGGGGCTGCTGAAAAGAGTCGACAAGTCTATTCAGAATTGGATGTCGCAGCGTTAATGGATGCAGTGAGTGTTGCTGCCGATGATGCATTAAAACAAACGACCGAATTATTACCAGTCTTAAAACAGGTAGGGGTCGTAGACTCAGGTGGCCAGGGGCTAGCATTTATTTTAAAGGCGTTTGCCGATTCTTTGAATGGGCGTGAGGTATCGATTGAAAAAAACGAGCCTGACAGTCAAGAAATGGACGAAATGATTGATGCTAAGCATCATAAGAGCGTTCAAAGTGAAATTAATCCAGAAGACATTAAGTACGGTTATTGTACTCAAATTATGGTCAGGATTGGTCATGGCAAGGAAGTGGAACGAAAGTTCGAATACCAGCCATTTTATGATTATCTAGCTAAGCTGGGTGATTCGTTGTTAGTTGTTAATGATGACGAAATCGTCAAGGTTCATGTGCATACCGAACATCCGGGAAAGGTTTTAGCATGGGGGCAACAAGTTGGTGACTTAGCCACCGTAAAGGTTGATAACATGCGCTTACAACAAGAAGACATTATCAATCAAGATACTGACGACCAGCCGGCCGAACAAGAAATTGAACGCCCTAACGATACAGCTGTAATTGCGGTTGCTAGTGGGGACGGGATTGGGACGTTATTTAATAGCCTGGGTGTAACTGATATCATCAGTGGTGGTCAGACCATGAATCCTAGTACCCAAGACATTGTTGATGCCATTAATAATTCGCACGCTAACCGGGCAGTGATTTTACCGAACAATAGCAATATCTTTTTAGCTGCTGAGCAGGCTGCTAAGGTGGCAGACATTCCGACCACAATTGTCCATACAAAGACGATTCCACAGGGCATGACGGCCATGCTTGAATATGATCCTAGCGCTAAATTAGCGGATATTAAATCTGCAATGGAGGCCAATTTGGATTACGTAAAGAGTGGTGAAGTGACCAGGGCCGTTCGGGATACTGAATTAGATCAAGTGCATATTAAGAAGAATCAATTCATGGGAATTGTGGATGGTAACATTACCGTTACTAGTTCGAACATGATTGATGCGACTACTCAGATGGTTGCTGCCATGTTGGATGAAGATAGCGAAGCCGTTACCATTATCTATGGTCAAGGTGCCAATGAGCGTGAATCACAGAAATTAAAGGATAACATCATGAAAATTGATGAAGACCTAGAAATTGAAATTCATGAAGGGAACCAACCAGTTTATCCATTTTTGGTATCCGTTGAATAA
- the pknB gene encoding Stk1 family PASTA domain-containing Ser/Thr kinase, translating into MVSGRLLNHRYRLIEQIGQGGMSDVYLAKDIKTNRLVAVKFLRVDFRDDPKIKAQFRREALAISQLSSANIVKVYGFEETDGVQYSIMEYVRGMNLKNYIHNYSPIAVSNVLKIMNQILLAVNVAHQNNIVHRDLKPENVLIDENENVKITDFGIAIFTTERTLTQTHSIIGSIHYLSPEQVRGEGATKRSDIYSLGIIMYELLTGKVPFDGDNPVSIALKHSKSPLPPINATNQAIPLAVENVVLRATAKNPNDRFASIAEMQTALNQALNLKHVQRFVPKMGFDDEDETKIMNFNELNALDNTASGTTTSAPSKRGIHHPARLFWSTWVGVVGIILVTFGLVIHFYFAQVPSLTGLSKQQAIQRLHSAGLKVKSIQYRYANNVPIGHAFSSIPQTNRWVLRSNPVTLVLSNGVDKISLDNYIGQDFEQTAKELSDRGFKIEKQLASSDTFGSGKILKQNFIPGNSYSPHNKKIKFVVSDGIKQFTLKRLVGMTKDEAASYVQMMGLNPTFDYQYNDEYPAGMVFNQNPDSGLTVFNGDNVIISVSKGAKTSGSQNGPHTLNVNVNLPYQSDDHQSNEIDIYVKDANNSLSHLYRRITIYQNTKFIIPFKLDGKTPGEYKIVRDGKTINYVKNIN; encoded by the coding sequence ATGGTTAGTGGGCGGCTATTAAATCATCGTTATCGATTGATTGAACAAATTGGCCAGGGTGGAATGTCTGATGTTTACCTTGCCAAGGATATTAAGACGAACCGCCTCGTTGCCGTTAAATTCTTACGGGTTGATTTTAGGGATGATCCCAAAATAAAAGCCCAATTCAGACGTGAGGCGTTGGCAATCAGTCAGTTGAGCAGCGCTAACATTGTTAAGGTGTATGGGTTTGAAGAAACCGATGGGGTGCAGTACTCCATCATGGAATACGTTCGGGGAATGAACCTCAAGAATTACATTCATAATTATTCTCCCATTGCGGTGTCAAATGTTTTAAAAATAATGAATCAGATTCTATTAGCAGTAAATGTAGCCCATCAAAATAACATCGTTCATCGGGACTTAAAACCAGAAAACGTTTTAATTGATGAAAATGAGAACGTTAAAATCACTGATTTTGGCATTGCCATTTTTACCACTGAACGGACGTTGACCCAAACGCATTCAATTATTGGTTCCATTCACTACCTTTCACCGGAACAAGTTCGTGGTGAGGGGGCAACGAAACGTTCGGATATTTATTCACTAGGAATCATTATGTATGAACTCTTGACGGGTAAGGTCCCCTTCGATGGTGATAATCCGGTTTCAATTGCCTTAAAACATTCTAAGTCACCGTTACCACCCATTAATGCGACTAATCAGGCAATTCCATTAGCGGTTGAAAACGTAGTCCTCAGGGCAACTGCTAAGAATCCAAATGATCGGTTCGCATCGATTGCTGAGATGCAAACCGCATTAAATCAGGCGCTTAATTTAAAGCACGTGCAACGCTTCGTCCCCAAGATGGGCTTCGATGATGAAGATGAGACTAAAATCATGAATTTTAACGAGTTGAATGCCCTTGACAATACGGCAAGCGGGACCACTACGAGTGCGCCATCAAAACGGGGCATCCACCATCCCGCTCGATTATTTTGGAGCACTTGGGTCGGCGTAGTTGGAATTATATTGGTGACGTTTGGATTAGTGATCCATTTCTATTTTGCCCAGGTGCCGTCGTTAACGGGGTTGTCTAAGCAACAGGCGATTCAACGCTTGCATTCAGCTGGTTTGAAAGTGAAATCCATTCAATATCGGTATGCTAATAACGTTCCAATTGGACATGCATTTTCATCAATCCCCCAAACCAATCGTTGGGTCTTACGGAGTAATCCCGTTACGCTAGTGTTAAGTAATGGGGTTGATAAAATTAGTTTGGATAATTATATTGGCCAGGATTTTGAGCAGACTGCCAAAGAACTAAGTGACCGTGGGTTTAAAATTGAAAAACAACTTGCTAGTTCGGATACGTTTGGTAGTGGTAAAATCCTAAAACAAAATTTCATTCCTGGAAATTCGTATAGCCCCCATAATAAAAAGATTAAGTTTGTAGTCTCAGATGGGATTAAACAATTTACATTGAAACGATTAGTGGGGATGACTAAGGACGAAGCCGCTAGTTACGTTCAAATGATGGGGTTGAACCCAACGTTTGATTATCAATATAACGATGAATATCCAGCTGGCATGGTGTTTAACCAAAATCCAGATTCTGGATTAACCGTGTTTAATGGCGATAATGTAATTATCTCGGTCTCAAAGGGTGCCAAGACATCTGGAAGTCAAAATGGGCCGCATACGTTGAACGTGAACGTTAATTTACCGTATCAATCTGATGATCACCAGTCAAATGAAATTGATATTTACGTTAAGGATGCTAATAATTCTTTGAGTCATTTGTACCGCCGAATTACCATCTATCAAAATACCAAATTCATTATTCCATTTAAATTGGATGGTAAGACACCTGGAGAATATAAAATTGTACGGGATGGGAAGACGATTAACTACGTTAAAAATATTAATTAA
- the rsgA gene encoding ribosome small subunit-dependent GTPase A, which translates to MPTGRIYQSLSGFFDVHADGKTYRTRARGNFRKHGIKPIVGDIVEFENDYILKVDSRKNALVRPPLSNIDQAVVVTASTEAEFSLNLLNRQLVALGISKIKPIIYFTKIDLLTPERFAKIRQIANDYQKIGYVTICPDQQSDNDPIEPLRDYFANRVTVFMGQTGAGKSTLLNKILPSLHLATGEISQALNRGRHTTRKVTLIPIADGLVADTPGFSSYDTFEIDYRQVKDYFPEFVRNASGCKFRECLHVKEPGCKIKAMVDDGEILKSRYDDYLQLVEMIKNRKPIYNKKK; encoded by the coding sequence TTGCCAACTGGAAGAATTTATCAATCACTAAGTGGCTTTTTTGATGTGCACGCTGACGGTAAGACATATCGGACTCGTGCTCGTGGAAATTTTAGAAAGCACGGGATTAAGCCCATCGTTGGTGATATTGTAGAGTTTGAAAATGACTATATTTTAAAGGTGGATTCAAGGAAAAATGCATTGGTTCGGCCACCATTATCCAATATTGATCAAGCGGTGGTGGTGACTGCATCGACGGAAGCTGAATTTAGTTTGAACCTATTGAACCGTCAATTAGTAGCGCTTGGCATCAGTAAGATCAAACCGATTATTTATTTTACTAAAATCGATTTATTGACTCCCGAACGCTTTGCTAAGATTAGACAAATTGCTAATGACTACCAAAAAATTGGCTACGTCACGATTTGTCCGGATCAACAAAGTGATAACGATCCAATCGAACCGCTCCGTGATTATTTTGCGAACCGGGTGACCGTTTTTATGGGCCAGACTGGGGCTGGAAAATCAACGCTGTTAAATAAAATATTGCCGAGTCTCCATTTAGCGACCGGTGAGATATCACAGGCGTTAAACCGGGGCCGGCATACGACCCGGAAGGTCACCTTAATTCCGATTGCAGACGGGCTAGTTGCTGATACACCAGGGTTTTCTTCTTACGATACTTTTGAGATTGACTACCGTCAGGTTAAGGATTACTTTCCGGAGTTTGTTCGCAATGCTTCCGGGTGTAAGTTCCGTGAATGTTTACACGTTAAGGAACCGGGTTGTAAAATTAAGGCAATGGTCGATGATGGTGAAATCTTAAAGAGTCGTTATGATGATTACTTACAACTGGTTGAGATGATCAAAAATCGGAAGCCAATTTATAATAAAAAGAAATGA
- a CDS encoding Asp23/Gls24 family envelope stress response protein, producing MAVKIKTKYGVVDISSDVISSVVGSATTDNYGVVGMASKNQLRDNVNSILKNDNYSKGVVVRQENSGIAIEVNIIVSYGTKISEVCRNVQSKVKYNLETMLGITANTVNVVVQGVQVLND from the coding sequence TTGGCCGTTAAAATTAAGACAAAGTATGGAGTCGTTGACATTAGTAGTGATGTCATTTCTTCCGTTGTTGGAAGTGCGACTACTGATAACTACGGGGTTGTGGGCATGGCTAGCAAAAACCAGCTCCGTGATAATGTAAATAGTATTTTAAAAAATGATAACTACTCTAAGGGAGTAGTAGTCAGACAAGAAAACAGCGGGATTGCAATCGAAGTAAACATCATCGTTAGTTATGGGACTAAAATTTCGGAAGTTTGCCGAAACGTTCAATCTAAGGTGAAGTATAATCTAGAAACCATGCTTGGCATCACTGCCAACACCGTTAACGTTGTAGTCCAAGGGGTTCAAGTTTTAAATGATTAG
- the acpP gene encoding acyl carrier protein has product MTKDQVFDRVADMIADQFEIDRSKITGSLNFKRDLDADSIDFVEFVLNLESEFGANIDDDDAEKLNTVDEAVDYIVSHS; this is encoded by the coding sequence ATGACAAAGGACCAGGTTTTTGATCGAGTTGCTGATATGATTGCTGATCAATTTGAAATTGACCGGAGCAAAATTACTGGCAGTTTAAATTTTAAGCGTGATTTAGATGCTGATTCAATTGACTTTGTTGAATTCGTTTTGAACTTAGAAAGTGAATTTGGCGCTAATATCGATGATGATGATGCAGAAAAATTAAATACGGTTGACGAAGCCGTTGATTATATTGTTAGTCATTCTTAA
- the rnc gene encoding ribonuclease III, whose product MDAAFDKELADNYGIKFHDESLLDEAFTQASFVNEHPGHHLRFYERIEFLGDAVYELVVSEYIFKRYPELPQGQLTRLRAAMVNEQSFSSFARECHFDRYIRLGHGEEKANARNRDSLLCDIFESFIGAVYLDQGMQPVIRFCEKVIFPKLDAGWFDEFFDHKTELQEKAQVNGPVAIEYHLLDENGPENHRRFKISVTIDGKEYGVGTGHSKKNAEQGAAKQALKYFK is encoded by the coding sequence ATGGATGCAGCATTTGATAAAGAATTAGCTGATAACTATGGAATTAAGTTTCATGATGAATCATTATTAGATGAGGCCTTTACCCAGGCTTCGTTCGTTAACGAACATCCGGGTCATCATCTACGATTTTACGAACGAATTGAGTTTCTTGGGGATGCCGTTTATGAATTGGTGGTTTCAGAATACATTTTTAAACGGTATCCCGAATTACCTCAAGGCCAACTTACTAGATTGAGAGCGGCAATGGTCAATGAACAAAGTTTTAGTAGCTTTGCTCGGGAATGTCACTTTGACCGCTACATTCGCTTGGGGCACGGTGAAGAAAAAGCAAACGCTAGAAACCGGGACTCGTTACTTTGTGATATTTTTGAATCGTTCATCGGGGCGGTGTATTTAGATCAGGGAATGCAACCGGTGATCCGGTTTTGTGAAAAGGTCATTTTTCCTAAATTGGATGCGGGGTGGTTCGACGAATTTTTTGACCATAAGACCGAACTTCAGGAAAAGGCCCAGGTAAACGGCCCGGTCGCAATTGAATACCATCTTTTAGATGAAAACGGCCCTGAAAATCACCGCCGCTTTAAAATTTCCGTTACCATTGATGGAAAGGAATATGGCGTAGGGACTGGGCACTCAAAGAAAAATGCTGAACAGGGTGCCGCAAAGCAGGCTTTAAAGTACTTTAAATAG
- the rpe gene encoding ribulose-phosphate 3-epimerase — MIKVAPSILSADYVNLQRDIEKVEKGGAEYLHIDIMDGMFVPAISYGPNWVKAIRPISKMILDVHMMVQNPERYIDTFADAGADLIGIHVESTPHIHRALQMIKNRDIKAEVVINPGTPVEAIKPVLYMVDQVLVMTVNPGFGGQKFIPETVKKIKQLNEIKKQAGYDFDIEIDGGVNDHTVKGAYEAGATVAVAGSYVFGADDPASKVQAIKDATK, encoded by the coding sequence ATGATTAAAGTTGCTCCATCCATTTTAAGTGCAGATTATGTTAACTTACAACGTGACATTGAAAAGGTTGAAAAGGGGGGCGCTGAATACCTCCATATTGATATTATGGACGGCATGTTCGTGCCTGCCATCTCATATGGCCCAAACTGGGTTAAGGCAATTAGACCCATTTCAAAAATGATTTTAGATGTGCATATGATGGTTCAAAATCCAGAACGCTACATTGACACCTTTGCGGATGCTGGTGCCGATCTAATTGGGATTCATGTTGAATCAACGCCCCACATTCACCGGGCCCTTCAAATGATTAAGAACCGCGACATTAAGGCTGAAGTCGTAATTAATCCAGGAACGCCAGTAGAGGCAATCAAACCGGTATTGTACATGGTCGATCAAGTATTAGTAATGACCGTTAACCCAGGTTTTGGTGGTCAAAAGTTCATTCCTGAAACGGTCAAGAAGATTAAGCAACTAAATGAAATTAAAAAGCAAGCAGGTTATGATTTTGATATCGAAATTGATGGTGGGGTCAATGACCATACCGTTAAGGGTGCTTACGAAGCTGGTGCTACCGTTGCTGTTGCTGGTTCATATGTATTCGGTGCCGATGATCCTGCAAGTAAAGTGCAAGCAATTAAGGATGCGACTAAATAA
- the recG gene encoding ATP-dependent DNA helicase RecG yields MDSLNNSVSTLEGIGPKKELVLNSLGIKTINDLLNYFPFRYDNFKIQSLATLPPQAQVTLKGVVVDSPSVYRYGYKKSKLTFLLQVEHAAVRVNFFNQPWLAKQITVNQPLVVYGRFDRQQMAMAAMKIISNATNQMAPIYSVNKQIKQQTLRKLIQATYEKYQAQIEDFIPESLRKRYRLESHRQVVHDMHFPADLRASKLALRTAKFEEFFIFQMRMQLLRMRDHHFSGIRINYDIAAINQFINALPFKLTGAQNKVVTEILHNLGDGSQMNRLLQGDVGSGKTIVAAIAIYATITAGYQAALMVPTEILAEQHANGLAKIFANLPVNIALLTGDTKPAVRREILPRIKDGEINLVIGTHALIQDEVNFHNLGLAIIDEQHRFGVNQRAALRKKGDDPNVLTMTATPIPRTMTITTYGEMDVSVINELPAGRKPIVTRWINSKQVSTTFPFLLQHLSHHEQMYVIAPLIEESDKSDMQSTETMLEMFQRSFPGFQVGLLHGRMKDAEKNAVMEAFKRREIQILVSTTVIEVGVDVPNASLMMIFNADHFGLAQLHQLRGRVGRGDQQSYCILVADPKTEVGKKRMNVMVETTDGFIVAQKDLELRGSGDVMGKQQSGQVQFKIGDPVADLVMLSYAQEEAKRIVNSPHWNELTDNLPLVKYLNDESLTDSLD; encoded by the coding sequence ATCGATAGTTTGAATAATTCTGTTAGCACCCTGGAGGGCATCGGTCCTAAAAAGGAACTCGTGTTGAATAGTTTAGGAATTAAAACGATTAACGATTTGTTAAATTACTTTCCGTTTCGTTATGATAATTTTAAGATTCAATCGTTAGCAACGCTGCCACCACAAGCTCAAGTGACGTTAAAAGGCGTGGTGGTGGATTCACCGAGCGTTTATCGGTATGGATATAAAAAATCAAAATTGACATTTCTACTGCAAGTTGAGCACGCGGCCGTTCGGGTGAATTTTTTTAACCAACCCTGGTTAGCTAAACAAATTACAGTCAATCAACCACTCGTGGTTTACGGTCGATTTGATCGTCAACAAATGGCAATGGCGGCGATGAAGATCATTAGCAATGCGACTAATCAAATGGCGCCCATCTATTCGGTCAATAAGCAGATCAAGCAGCAAACGCTTCGGAAGTTAATTCAAGCTACCTATGAAAAATATCAAGCTCAAATTGAGGATTTCATTCCAGAATCACTGCGGAAACGCTACCGTTTGGAATCACACCGGCAAGTGGTGCATGATATGCATTTTCCAGCTGATCTGCGGGCCTCTAAATTAGCGTTACGGACTGCTAAATTTGAGGAGTTTTTTATTTTTCAAATGCGCATGCAGTTATTACGAATGCGTGATCATCACTTTTCCGGCATCCGAATTAATTACGATATTGCTGCAATTAATCAATTTATTAACGCCTTACCATTTAAACTGACCGGTGCTCAAAATAAGGTTGTCACTGAGATTTTACACAATTTAGGGGACGGTTCTCAAATGAATCGGCTATTACAGGGTGATGTGGGGAGCGGAAAAACGATTGTTGCCGCAATCGCCATTTATGCCACCATAACGGCTGGATATCAGGCCGCTTTGATGGTTCCAACGGAAATTTTAGCCGAACAACACGCCAATGGGTTAGCTAAAATTTTTGCAAACTTACCAGTTAACATTGCTTTACTGACTGGTGATACTAAGCCGGCGGTTCGTCGTGAAATTTTACCACGAATTAAGGACGGTGAAATTAACCTGGTGATTGGGACCCATGCGCTAATTCAAGATGAAGTTAATTTCCATAATCTGGGGTTAGCAATCATTGATGAACAACACCGCTTTGGGGTCAACCAACGAGCTGCTTTGCGTAAAAAGGGCGACGATCCAAACGTTTTAACTATGACAGCCACCCCCATTCCACGGACAATGACGATTACTACTTATGGTGAAATGGATGTTTCAGTCATCAACGAATTACCAGCCGGACGGAAACCAATTGTGACTAGGTGGATCAATAGTAAGCAGGTTTCCACAACATTTCCATTTTTATTGCAGCATCTAAGTCACCACGAACAAATGTATGTGATTGCACCATTAATTGAGGAATCTGATAAGTCCGATATGCAAAGTACCGAAACGATGCTTGAGATGTTTCAACGTTCGTTTCCGGGATTTCAGGTTGGTTTACTTCATGGTAGAATGAAGGATGCTGAAAAAAATGCGGTGATGGAAGCGTTCAAGCGCCGTGAAATTCAAATTTTAGTTTCAACGACCGTAATTGAAGTGGGCGTGGACGTCCCCAATGCATCATTAATGATGATTTTTAATGCCGATCATTTTGGGCTGGCCCAATTACACCAGTTGCGCGGCCGGGTTGGCCGTGGTGATCAGCAGTCGTATTGTATATTGGTTGCTGATCCAAAGACTGAGGTCGGTAAAAAACGGATGAATGTGATGGTCGAGACCACGGATGGATTCATAGTTGCCCAAAAGGACCTCGAATTGAGGGGGTCCGGAGATGTGATGGGGAAACAACAATCCGGCCAAGTTCAATTTAAAATCGGTGATCCAGTGGCTGACCTGGTCATGTTATCCTACGCTCAAGAAGAGGCTAAGCGAATTGTTAACAGTCCGCATTGGAACGAGTTGACCGATAATTTACCATTAGTAAAGTACTTAAACGATGAATCATTAACCGATTCACTAGATTAG
- the plsX gene encoding phosphate acyltransferase PlsX, whose protein sequence is MKIAVDAMGGDYAPTEVVKGVEMARDRYSDMHFQLYGPKDQVEPLIANNERITVIHTEQVIEMGEEPVRAVKKKKDSSMVKAAEAVKNGDADAFLSGGNTGALLTAGLFIVGRIKGIERPALTTTLPMVEGPNSKFVMLDVGANADSRPFHLYQYAFMGNYYAKAVLGIKNPRVGLLNNGTEADKGDKLHRAVHDLLAANHDLNFIGNVESRELLNGAADVVVTDGFTGNAALKSTEGTALTMLNLIKSSIMNGGLTDKLGAYLLKNTFKEINTKLDYSKYGGAVLIGVKAPVVKMHGSSKATTVRNTLGQIHTMVESNTVGQIVDYFNAHADAMKAIKQEAKNN, encoded by the coding sequence ATGAAAATTGCAGTTGACGCAATGGGCGGCGATTATGCCCCCACTGAAGTAGTTAAAGGGGTTGAAATGGCACGGGATCGATATTCCGATATGCATTTTCAATTATACGGCCCTAAGGATCAAGTGGAACCACTAATCGCCAATAACGAGCGGATTACGGTCATTCATACTGAGCAAGTAATTGAAATGGGTGAAGAACCAGTTAGGGCAGTGAAGAAGAAGAAGGATTCTAGCATGGTCAAAGCTGCTGAAGCTGTTAAGAATGGTGATGCAGATGCGTTTTTATCCGGTGGTAATACTGGTGCGCTCCTTACGGCTGGCTTATTCATCGTTGGGCGCATTAAGGGGATTGAGCGGCCAGCGTTAACGACCACGTTACCTATGGTCGAGGGTCCAAATAGTAAGTTTGTAATGTTAGATGTTGGAGCAAATGCTGATTCAAGACCCTTTCATCTTTATCAATATGCGTTCATGGGGAATTACTACGCTAAAGCCGTCTTGGGAATTAAGAATCCCCGGGTAGGTTTATTGAACAATGGGACTGAAGCTGACAAGGGTGATAAGTTGCATCGTGCAGTCCATGATTTATTGGCTGCTAACCATGATTTAAATTTCATTGGGAACGTTGAGTCCCGTGAACTATTGAACGGAGCTGCTGACGTGGTGGTTACCGATGGTTTTACCGGGAATGCTGCTTTAAAGAGTACCGAAGGAACTGCACTGACGATGCTAAATTTAATTAAAAGTAGTATAATGAATGGTGGCTTAACTGATAAATTGGGCGCTTATTTATTAAAGAATACCTTTAAGGAAATTAATACTAAGTTAGACTATTCTAAGTATGGTGGGGCGGTCTTGATTGGAGTGAAAGCCCCGGTCGTTAAAATGCACGGAAGTAGCAAGGCGACTACGGTCCGGAATACATTGGGCCAGATTCATACAATGGTCGAGTCGAATACGGTTGGCCAAATTGTTGATTACTTTAACGCCCATGCAGACGCAATGAAGGCGATTAAACAAGAAGCAAAGAATAACTAA
- the rpmB gene encoding 50S ribosomal protein L28, with amino-acid sequence MAKDFISGKRTHFGNKRSHALNSSRRSWKPNLQKVRILVDGKPKKVWVSARTLKSGKVTRV; translated from the coding sequence ATGGCTAAAGACTTTATCAGCGGTAAGAGAACCCATTTTGGTAACAAGCGTTCTCACGCCTTGAACTCTTCACGTCGTAGCTGGAAGCCAAACTTACAAAAAGTTCGGATTTTAGTTGATGGCAAACCTAAGAAAGTTTGGGTTAGTGCCCGGACCTTAAAATCAGGTAAGGTTACCCGCGTTTAA